Proteins from one Alysiella filiformis genomic window:
- a CDS encoding leucyl aminopeptidase codes for MNFTLSKNPTQKSQLFVCTELSQLNDEHAQIVFGELGEKDSFASANLIVSGSLKNIAVLRFADLKTETLQKAAKEAAVWLAKQESASVQIQPFCHVDSPRVVETLVAAVGEAVYRFDYYKKESNPAKLQAIEFVHEKHENEIQAALIQAQALLAGVNLCKDLGNTAPNVCTPTYLAETAAAEAQALGADAKILGKDYIQAHMPSFWGVAKGSVQEPKLLELKYFGAADQSAEPIVLVGKGLTFDSGGISLKPGEAMDEMKYDMCGAATVIGTFIAAVKAKLPINLVVVVATCENMPDAAAAKPGDIVKAMNGTTIENLNTDAEGRLVLCDALTYVEQNFKPKAVIDVATLTGACIIALGHVASGLMANNQELAEALLQAARDSNDKAWQMPLFPEYKEQLKSNFADLQNIGGRPAGTITAGTFLAHFAENMTWAHLDIAGTAWKSGAAKGATGRPVPLLVQYLRNQVK; via the coding sequence ATGAATTTCACTTTATCAAAAAATCCAACACAAAAATCACAACTGTTTGTTTGTACAGAATTGAGTCAGCTCAACGATGAACACGCACAAATCGTGTTTGGCGAATTGGGCGAAAAAGACAGCTTTGCCAGTGCCAATTTGATTGTTTCAGGCAGCCTGAAAAACATTGCCGTGTTGCGTTTTGCCGATTTGAAAACCGAAACCTTGCAAAAAGCCGCCAAAGAAGCCGCCGTATGGTTGGCAAAACAAGAAAGCGCGTCTGTGCAAATTCAACCATTTTGCCATGTGGACAGCCCCCGTGTGGTGGAAACGCTGGTGGCGGCAGTGGGCGAGGCGGTTTATCGTTTTGATTATTATAAAAAAGAAAGCAATCCTGCCAAATTGCAAGCCATTGAATTTGTGCATGAAAAGCACGAAAATGAAATTCAGGCAGCCTTAATTCAAGCGCAGGCTTTGTTGGCAGGCGTGAATTTGTGCAAAGACTTGGGCAACACCGCCCCCAATGTTTGCACGCCCACTTATTTAGCCGAAACCGCCGCCGCCGAAGCCCAAGCCCTTGGCGCAGACGCCAAAATCTTGGGCAAAGATTACATTCAAGCCCATATGCCCTCTTTTTGGGGCGTGGCAAAAGGCAGCGTGCAAGAACCCAAATTATTGGAATTGAAATACTTTGGCGCAGCAGACCAATCAGCTGAACCCATTGTGTTGGTGGGCAAAGGCTTGACCTTTGACAGTGGCGGCATTTCGCTCAAACCAGGTGAGGCGATGGACGAGATGAAATACGATATGTGCGGTGCAGCAACCGTGATTGGCACATTCATCGCGGCGGTTAAAGCCAAGCTGCCCATCAACTTGGTGGTGGTGGTTGCCACTTGCGAAAATATGCCAGACGCAGCCGCCGCCAAACCAGGCGACATCGTTAAAGCCATGAACGGCACCACCATTGAAAACCTGAACACAGACGCAGAAGGGCGTTTGGTGTTGTGCGATGCGCTCACTTATGTGGAACAAAATTTCAAACCCAAAGCCGTGATTGATGTGGCAACTTTAACGGGCGCGTGCATCATTGCACTGGGTCATGTGGCAAGCGGCTTGATGGCAAACAATCAAGAACTTGCCGAAGCATTGTTGCAGGCAGCCCGCGACAGCAACGACAAAGCATGGCAAATGCCCTTGTTCCCCGAATACAAAGAGCAACTGAAATCCAATTTTGCCGATTTGCAAAACATTGGCGGTCGTCCTGCTGGCACGATTACGGCTGGCACGTTCTTGGCGCATTTTGCCGAAAACATGACTTGGGCGCATTTGGACATTGCTGGCACAGCATGGAAATCGGGGGCGGCAAAAGGGGCAACAGGTCGCCCAGTACCTTTGTTGGTGCAATATTTGCGCAATCAAGTGAAATGA
- a CDS encoding DUF6314 family protein, translating into MLLGIQNRFRQITSLTFTSRSQAGSQMNWHMNGTGTVAVRETPQSLDFDETITLSNGRIAHDKKRWRFSGSQLYFDRFRNGDYEQIFEFAYQNGEWVLQKHYWCDPDDYHASLQIEPQLIVFTIYVHSSRKNECLRYEYVAK; encoded by the coding sequence ATGCTGTTGGGCATTCAAAACCGATTTCGTCAAATCACGAGTTTAACGTTCACATCGCGCAGCCAAGCAGGTTCGCAAATGAACTGGCACATGAACGGCACAGGCACAGTGGCGGTGCGCGAAACCCCACAAAGCCTTGATTTTGATGAAACCATTACCTTATCAAACGGGCGCATTGCCCATGACAAAAAGCGTTGGCGTTTTTCAGGCAGCCAACTTTATTTTGACCGTTTTCGCAATGGCGATTATGAGCAAATATTTGAATTTGCTTATCAAAATGGCGAATGGGTGTTGCAAAAACATTATTGGTGCGACCCCGATGATTACCACGCCAGTTTACAAATTGAACCACAACTTATTGTTTTCACAATATATGTTCACAGCAGCCGCAAAAATGAATGTTTGCGCTATGAATATGTGGCAAAATAA
- a CDS encoding biotin transporter BioY, whose translation MMYAQLSATKQWAAKNKTASFILQTVIGANLVALLAQIAIPTPFVHISGQSLGVLLLGFALGRNAAVAAMLLYLLEGAMGLPVFAGGRAGVGVLMGASGGYLIGFVAMAAILGMASDKGCLKSVWQSVAAAIVATAVMYAFGLLQLSFFVPQGTVLQNGLIPFILGDLIKACLACGLVMPAYRFFQKL comes from the coding sequence ATGATGTATGCACAATTATCTGCTACAAAACAATGGGCTGCCAAAAATAAAACGGCGAGCTTCATTTTACAAACCGTGATTGGTGCCAATTTGGTGGCATTGTTGGCGCAAATTGCCATTCCCACGCCATTTGTGCACATTTCGGGGCAATCGTTGGGTGTGTTGCTGCTGGGCTTTGCGCTGGGACGCAATGCGGCGGTGGCAGCCATGTTGTTGTATTTATTGGAAGGCGCAATGGGCTTGCCCGTGTTTGCAGGCGGACGCGCAGGTGTGGGCGTTTTGATGGGCGCATCGGGGGGCTATTTGATTGGCTTTGTGGCAATGGCGGCGATTTTGGGCATGGCAAGCGACAAAGGCTGCCTGAAATCGGTGTGGCAAAGCGTGGCAGCCGCGATTGTGGCAACGGCTGTGATGTATGCCTTTGGTTTATTGCAACTTTCCTTTTTTGTGCCACAAGGCACGGTGTTGCAAAACGGCTTAATCCCCTTTATTTTGGGCGATTTGATTAAAGCGTGCTTGGCGTGTGGTTTGGTGATGCCCGCCTATCGCTTTTTTCAAAAATTGTGA